In the genome of Carassius carassius chromosome 47, fCarCar2.1, whole genome shotgun sequence, one region contains:
- the LOC132130386 gene encoding rhotekin-like, whose protein sequence is MFCRNHTSRATVARGSAMEMEVKRGRFRLSVLEDSAEDCEVQRQIEMEVRIREGACKLLAACSQRDQALEASKTLLTSNSRILALMTQLQRMKEAQAMQRAERRSSDGGSVDERLPCTGKIAISDIRIPLMWKDSEYFKNKGELHQCAVFCLLQVGTEIHDTDLVIVDRTLTDICFVEPVIFTDVPPGFDLRVELYSCCVEEEFNTGFSTRRLSRLGSASSKKFMASLETAASCSSQSSGTRSGESSPRGESPVLLPVLSERGPKYHLLAHTSLTICHVQNSFRTHDLTISDTEESSFWLPLYGNMCCRLVAQPLCMTQVVMCGKLRIRSETNPEDWRDVYSVLSGSDLKCYQQQDDADSLETPLFTIPINKETRVCARERDPALHTRSITIINQCGDETTHTILTHTSEDTHNWMEAFWQHFYDMSQWKQCCKELMKIEEPSPKKMIVVTKQGSLYHEMVTPPSTQTRNHLLSPNRPVSSEIQSLLYTYYDNSY, encoded by the exons ATGTTCTGCAGAAACCACACTTCCAGAGCAACTGTGGCCCGCGGATCCGCGATGGAGATGGAGGTAAAGAGAGGCCGATTCCGCCTGAGCGTGCTGGAGGATTCCGCAGAA GACTGTGAGGTTCAGAGACAGATCGAGATGGAGGTGAGGATCAGAGAAGGGGCCTGTAAGCTTTTAGCTGCATGTTCTCAGAGAGATCAGGCTCTGGAAGCTTCCAAGACTCTCCTTACATCCAACAGCCGCATACTGGCCCTCATGACCCAGCTGCAGCGCATGAAGGAAGCCCAGGCCATGCAGAGAGCAGAACGGAG GTCATCTGATGGTGGGTCTGTTGATGAGCGATTACCTTGTACTGGAAAAATAGCCATTTCAG ATATTCGCATTCCTCTCATGTGGAAAGACTCCGAGTATTTCAAAAACAAAGGAG AGCTGCACCAGTGTGCCGTGTTCTGTTTGCTGCAGGTGGGGACAGAGATTCATGATACGGATCTCGTAATAGTGGACAGGACGCTCACAGACATCTGTTTCGTTGaaccagtaatatt CACTGATGTACCTCCAGGCTTTGACCTGCGGGTGGAGCTCTACAGCTGCTGTGTCGAGGAGGAATTCAACACTGGTTTCTCCACTCGGAGGCTGAGCCGGCTGGGAAGTGCCTCCAGTAAGAAGTTCATGGCATCTTTAGAGACAGCAGCTTCCTGCAGTTCCCAAAGCAGTGGAACCAGATCGGGAGAGAGTTCACCCAGAGGAGAATCACCAGTTCTGCTGCCTGTACTGTCAGAACG GGGCCCTAAATATCACCTCCTGGCCCACACATCTCTGACCATTTGCCACGTACAGAACTCTTTCCGAACCCATGACCTGACAATATCAGACACAG AGGAGTCTTCGTTCTGGTTGCCGCTCTATGGTAACATGTGCTGTCGGCTCGTAGCCCAGCCTCTCTGTATGACTCAAGTTGTTATGTGTGGAAAACTCAGAATTCGG TCAGAGACCAATCCTGAAGACTGGAGAGATGTCTACAGTGTCCTGAGTGGGTCAGATTTAAAATGTTACCAGCAGCAAGACGATGCAGACTCTTTAGAGACACCGCTGTTCACTATTCCCATTAATAAG GAGACCCGTGTGTGTGCCAGAGAGAGAGATCCGGCTCTACATACTCGCAGTATCACCATAATAAACCAGTGTGGTGATGAGACCACACACACGATTCTCACGCACACATCTGAAGACACGCATAACTGGATGGAAGCTTTCTGGCAGCATTTCTATGACATGA GCCAGTGGAAACAGTGCTGTAAGGAGCTCATGAAGATTGAGGAACCATCTCCAAAAAAAATGATCGTGGTGACAAAACAAGGTTCCCTGTATCATGAAATGG